GGGTCGGCGCGCCGCCCTGGAAGCCGACGCCGGGGCCGGTCGCGTCGAACGGGATCGCCGACGCCGACACGGTGGTCCACGGCAGGTCCGGCGCGTCGGCCGCCGTCAGCGGGCCGCCGCCGCGCCACGGGCGCTGGGCCGAGGCCTTGCGGCCGGCGTGCGCGATCTGGATGCCGAGCCGGGTCGTCGGCATCCAGCCACGGCACCAGTCGACCACGCGCTTCAGCGCCGTCTCGTTCGCGTCGTCGTATAGACCCAGGCAGCCGGCGGTGATGCGCCCCTCGGCCGAGACGTGCGTGGCCTCGACGCACAACAGCCCGGCGCCGCTCGCCGCGAGCTGGGCGTAGTGCGCGAGGTGCCAGTCGATCGCCGACCCGTCGACCGCGGAGTACTGGCACATCGGCGACACGACGATGCGGTTGGGCAGCGTGACGCCGCCGCCGAGATCGAGCGGGCTGAACAGGACGGAGGCCATGCGGGGTTCCTCGGACGGGAGGGTTCAGACGACCGGCGGCGGGCCGGCCTCGTGGCCGAGCCATTCCTCGATCAGCCGGCGGGCGATCGAATCCTTGCGCGGCATGAAGAACGAGCCGTCCTTCGGCAGGTTCTCCGGCCGCAGCTCCTCGCGGCTCAGCCAGCGCGCGCTCTCAAGCTCGGATTCGTTGACGTCGAACTCCAGCGACTCGGCCTCGGCGTGGAAGCCGATCATCACGGAGGCGGGGAACGGCCACGGCTGCGACGACCGGTAGCGCACGTCGCGCACCTTGACCTTGACCTCCTCGTAGACCTCGCGCGCGACGGCGTCCTCGAAGCTCTCGCCCGGCTCGACGAAGCCCGCGAGCGTCGAGTGCATGCCGCGCGGGAAGTGCTTGCCGCGCCCCAGCAGGCATTTGTCGCCATGGTGCACCAGCATGATGACGGCGGGATCGGTGCGCGGGAAATGCTGCGCCTTGCACGCCTCGTTGACGCAGGTGCGCTCGTGGCCGGCCTTGCCGACTTTCGTCTCGCCGCCGCAGACGCCGCAGAACTTGTGCCGGCGGTGCCAGTACGTCATGGCCCGGGCGTAGGCGAGGATCGAGCCCTCGCGCGCGAACAGCAGCGGACCGACCTGGCGCAGGTCGACGAACTCGCCGAGCCCCTCCTGCGGCATGTCGAAGCCGGTGACGTCGAGCGCGAAATAGGTCTCGTCCTCGACATGGCCGAGGAACACCGTCTGCGCGCCGCCGCGGATCAGCGCCCGCGCCATCATGCCCTGCAGGAACACGGGCCGCGGCTGGCCCTGCTTGTCGACCAGGTTGCGCTCGTTGTCGACCGGCACGAACCGGGTCCTCGAACCGACCAGCAGGTCCTCGATGTGGTCGTCGTCCTCGCGCCTCAGCGAGGCGCGGTCGATCTCGGCGCTTGAATAGGGATTGCGGCGCATGGCCCGTCCGTTCGTCGGTGTTCGGCGTCGGGGCGGGACAATGGCATCGCGACCGGCGGGCGGCAACCGGCGGCGGGCGGCGGCGGAGGCGCGCGCGGCGCATGGCGGGCGGCGGCGATCCGCGCTACGAAACCGCCTCGGTCAGCTCCGGAGACACGCCCCGATGCGTTGGAGTCGCGCGTTCATCGCCACCGTCGCCGGTGCCTGCGCGATCGTCGCGGCCGCCGCCGACCTCGCCGCCCAGACCCATCCCGCGCTGCGCGACGCCAAGCTGCCGCCGCTGGTGCCGTTGTCGCTGTTCGCCGGCGCCGACGAGGATTCGCGCTCCGGCTTCCGCCTCTCGCCCGACGGCAGGTACCTGGCGTGGTCCGAGCGGGTCGGCGGACGCCGGCAGATCCACGTCCGGCCGACGGCCGGCGGCGACGCGCTGGTCGTGCGCACGTCCGTGCCGGTGTCGCAGTTCGCGTGGCTGCCGGACAGCCGGCGCCTCGCCTACGCGCTCGATTCCGGCGGCAACGAGAACACCCAGATCTGGACCGTCGACGCGCAGAGTCCGTCGGCGCCGCCGCGCAATCTGACGCCGTGGCCGGGCACGCGCAGCGGGCTGCTGTCCTTCCCGCGCGACGGCGACGACTTCTTCATCTACAGCAATACGCGCGACCGGCGCGTGTTCGACGTCTACCGCGTCCCGCCGGGCCCCGACGCGACGCCGGTGATGCACGAGCTGAACACGGGAACGGTCGACCGCTGGTTCTTCGACCGCGCCGGGCGGCTGGCGGCGCGCACGACGCGGGCCGGGACCGACGGCCGCCGCGTGTTCGAGCGCTGTCCCGGCGGGTCCGCGACCTGCGCGCGCGCCTTCGACCTCGACTGGGACGAGCAGTTGACCGTGCTCGACATCGCGGCGGGCGAGAACGAGGTCTGGGCCCTGTCGAACCGCGGCCGCGACAAGACCGCGCTCGTCCGCCTCGGCCTGGCCGACGGCGCCGAGAAGGTGGTGCTGGCCGATCCGGCGGTCGATGTCGGCGGCGTGGTCTACGACCAGATCCGCCGCGCGCCGCTGCTGGCGTTCAGCTGGCCCGGCCATCAGACCGTGCACGCGCCCGGTGGCGAGGCGGCCGCCGA
The genomic region above belongs to Rhodospirillales bacterium and contains:
- the nudC gene encoding NAD(+) diphosphatase, which translates into the protein MRRNPYSSAEIDRASLRREDDDHIEDLLVGSRTRFVPVDNERNLVDKQGQPRPVFLQGMMARALIRGGAQTVFLGHVEDETYFALDVTGFDMPQEGLGEFVDLRQVGPLLFAREGSILAYARAMTYWHRRHKFCGVCGGETKVGKAGHERTCVNEACKAQHFPRTDPAVIMLVHHGDKCLLGRGKHFPRGMHSTLAGFVEPGESFEDAVAREVYEEVKVKVRDVRYRSSQPWPFPASVMIGFHAEAESLEFDVNESELESARWLSREELRPENLPKDGSFFMPRKDSIARRLIEEWLGHEAGPPPVV